A stretch of the Poseidonibacter parvus genome encodes the following:
- a CDS encoding HDOD domain-containing protein codes for MKKNLIEKIDNLPPLPSTILELDDFKKVENSSPEKLIKIIEKDPLMVTTILRVANSSMFGFRSKVDTLSRAIHLLGMNFTISIAMGSVIQETLKSNLCAYAVSTEDFIYSSALASKIVNNWISSIDFDLKDELLLPAFLQETGKFVISEVIQEKKQTEDFLKMLDEKNDITFCEKEFTGFTCARITANIFKNWSLGHNLVFSIGFVGDLENCPKEFIKKVQILEIVKILADIRNPLNDKAIELAMKKVVEYDFDLEHFLNSLDAIKEEIENNS; via the coding sequence ATGAAGAAAAACTTAATAGAAAAGATAGATAATCTGCCTCCTTTACCAAGTACTATCTTAGAATTAGATGATTTTAAGAAAGTTGAAAACTCAAGTCCTGAAAAACTAATAAAAATAATAGAAAAAGATCCTTTAATGGTTACTACTATTTTAAGAGTAGCTAATTCTTCAATGTTTGGTTTTAGAAGTAAAGTTGATACTCTTAGTCGTGCAATACATTTACTAGGTATGAATTTTACTATTTCTATTGCTATGGGAAGTGTAATTCAAGAAACTCTAAAATCAAATCTATGTGCTTATGCTGTATCTACTGAAGATTTTATTTACTCTAGTGCCTTAGCTTCAAAAATTGTCAATAATTGGATTTCTAGTATTGATTTTGATTTAAAAGATGAATTATTATTGCCTGCATTTCTTCAAGAAACAGGTAAGTTTGTTATTTCAGAAGTGATTCAAGAGAAAAAACAAACAGAAGATTTTTTAAAAATGCTTGATGAAAAAAATGATATTACATTTTGTGAAAAAGAGTTTACAGGTTTTACTTGTGCAAGAATTACAGCCAATATATTTAAAAATTGGTCTTTGGGTCATAATTTAGTTTTTTCAATAGGTTTTGTTGGTGATTTAGAAAATTGTCCAAAAGAGTTTATAAAAAAAGTTCAAATATTAGAAATAGTAAAAATTCTAGCAGATATAAGGAACCCATTAAATGATAAAGCTATTGAACTGGCTATGAAAAAAGTTGTTGAATATGATTTTGATTTGGAGCACTTTTTAAACTCTCTAGATGCTATAAAAGAAGAGATTGAAAACAACTCTTAA